A stretch of Paracoccus sp. N5 DNA encodes these proteins:
- a CDS encoding helix-turn-helix transcriptional regulator, with translation MARPPASHRSPHARPLIGTRIRERRLSLGRRQTEVARRAEISAAYLNLIEHNRRPVGEALLTRLAEALEIDATELASDREEALIGALREAAARAGEQPVELDQIAEFAARFPGWAAVLALAVRRADALERRLVALSDRMTRDPYLLTTLHEVQSAVTALRSTATILAETPEIESEWRDRFHANLDSDSQRLSRTAQSLVAYLDSFEDEAVPMSPQEEVEAWIAAGQPDPADAPELASDAAQVMARDLLAAQARDRAALPDAALAAAVDEAGETGGDPALIAARLGRPLELVLRRLGMLRPGPWAQAGLIVCDGSGATPFRHAAPGFELPRPGEGCALWPLFEALAQPQLPVARLIETAGGRRFAAWAVAERLLPMGFDGPVLSRAQMLIRPAGPHDARPALGVGPACRICPRTVCPARHEPSILGPA, from the coding sequence ATGGCGCGCCCGCCCGCCTCGCACCGCTCGCCCCATGCCCGGCCGCTGATCGGCACCCGCATTCGCGAGCGCCGCTTGTCGCTCGGCCGGCGCCAGACCGAGGTGGCGCGGCGGGCCGAGATCTCCGCCGCCTATCTGAACCTCATCGAGCACAACCGCCGCCCGGTCGGCGAGGCGCTGCTGACCCGGCTGGCCGAGGCGCTGGAGATCGACGCGACCGAGCTTGCCTCGGACCGCGAGGAGGCGCTGATCGGCGCGCTGCGCGAGGCGGCCGCGCGGGCGGGCGAGCAGCCGGTCGAGCTGGACCAGATCGCCGAATTCGCCGCCCGCTTTCCCGGCTGGGCAGCGGTGCTGGCCCTGGCCGTGCGCCGTGCCGACGCGCTGGAACGCCGGCTGGTCGCGCTGTCGGATCGCATGACCCGCGACCCCTATCTGCTGACCACGCTGCACGAGGTGCAATCGGCGGTGACGGCGCTGCGCTCGACCGCGACCATCCTGGCCGAGACGCCGGAAATCGAAAGCGAATGGCGCGACCGCTTCCACGCCAACCTGGACAGCGACAGCCAGCGCCTGTCGCGCACCGCGCAATCGCTGGTGGCCTATCTCGACAGTTTCGAGGACGAGGCCGTGCCGATGTCGCCGCAGGAAGAGGTCGAGGCCTGGATCGCCGCCGGCCAGCCCGACCCGGCCGATGCGCCCGAACTGGCCTCGGACGCGGCACAGGTGATGGCGCGCGACCTGCTGGCGGCGCAGGCCCGCGACCGTGCCGCCCTGCCCGACGCGGCGCTGGCGGCGGCGGTGGACGAGGCCGGCGAAACCGGCGGCGACCCGGCGCTGATCGCGGCGCGGCTGGGCCGTCCGCTGGAGCTGGTGCTGCGCCGGCTGGGCATGCTGCGCCCCGGCCCCTGGGCGCAGGCCGGGCTGATCGTCTGCGACGGCTCGGGCGCCACGCCCTTTCGCCATGCCGCGCCCGGCTTCGAGCTGCCCCGTCCCGGCGAAGGCTGCGCGCTCTGGCCGTTGTTCGAGGCCCTGGCCCAGCCGCAGCTGCCGGTCGCGCGGCTGATCGAGACCGCCGGCGGGCGCCGCTTCGCCGCCTGGGCGGTGGCCGAGCGGCTGCTGCCCATGGGCTTCGACGGCCCGGTGCTGAGCCGGGCGCAAATGCTGATCCGCCCCGCCGGGCCCCATGACGCGCGCCCGGCGCTTGGCGTCGGACCCGCCTGCCGGATCTGCCCGCGCACGGTCTGCCCGGCGCGGCACGAACCCTCGATCCTGGGCCCGGCATGA
- a CDS encoding response regulator transcription factor: protein MNASAPAAHAEPAALRVLIVDDHPVVAEGWEWITKGRLDCRITAAATPLQGWRAWRHAAPDVMVIDLTMGESRLAGVRLIERLRAAGAGLPILVFTMHRSPLIARRALQAGCNGIVMKDSPSAEICEALRELAAGRDYVPADLARKIALMERPGAAPARPRLTPRELEILRAIASGLSYRDIAARANISYKTVSNVSQTLKDKLGATSLADLVVKAVRHLDESRDEV, encoded by the coding sequence ATGAACGCCAGCGCCCCCGCCGCCCATGCCGAGCCCGCCGCCCTGCGGGTGCTGATTGTCGATGACCACCCGGTCGTGGCCGAGGGCTGGGAATGGATCACCAAGGGCCGGCTGGATTGCCGCATCACCGCGGCCGCGACGCCCTTGCAGGGCTGGCGGGCATGGCGGCACGCGGCCCCGGACGTGATGGTGATCGACCTGACCATGGGCGAATCGCGGCTGGCCGGGGTGCGGCTGATCGAGCGGCTGCGCGCCGCGGGCGCCGGCCTGCCGATCCTGGTCTTTACCATGCATCGCAGCCCGCTCATTGCCCGACGCGCCTTGCAGGCCGGCTGCAACGGCATCGTGATGAAGGATTCGCCCTCGGCCGAGATCTGCGAGGCGCTGCGCGAACTGGCCGCCGGGCGCGACTACGTCCCCGCCGACCTCGCCCGCAAGATCGCGCTGATGGAGCGTCCCGGCGCCGCCCCCGCCCGCCCGCGCCTGACCCCGCGCGAGCTGGAGATCCTGCGCGCCATCGCCAGCGGGCTCAGCTATCGCGACATCGCCGCCCGCGCCAATATCAGCTACAAGACCGTCTCGAACGTCAGCCAGACGCTGAAGGACAAGCTGGGCGCCACCAGCCTGGCCGACCTGGTGGTCAAGGCCGTGCGCCATCTCGACGAAAGCCGGGACGAGGTCTGA
- a CDS encoding LapD/MoxY N-terminal periplasmic domain-containing protein → MEATGQIAAVRQADEARPRPHGVALRPLALAGATLTWLAIFAIVVSVLMLNARAAVREETEAAFGLANAFATMRLPTAFERRDMMAEARQIAADIETQRHVSAELRDATGRPVALPLAPQPQRDPPPGWFAALLRPAPQADLIPVSQYPNVLGVLEIRTDPGDEIAEAWADFRLMLPLLGGMALAVLGVTMAITGLVLRRLGVLGAALARMRAGDLAVRAPQTGLAELGQLSDGVNALASHLARERAENRRLQGRMMTLAESERARIASDLHDGIGPQLFALQAAIDQAEERAGGAADPALAGALAAVSRHAAAIRASARAAIDDLRLSPAEGASLAEMLQELLFEFADMAPEVEFALDAPQDLPATDEAARVALFRFVRESVLNALRHARPTRVGVALATAPGTALLARVEDDGAGPRPAGRKGLGQAGMRDRASALGGDYTPPRREGAMTVTECRLPLAGAQDQETER, encoded by the coding sequence ATGGAGGCGACCGGCCAGATCGCGGCGGTGCGGCAGGCGGATGAGGCACGCCCCCGCCCGCATGGCGTGGCGCTGCGCCCGCTGGCGCTGGCGGGCGCGACGCTGACCTGGCTCGCGATCTTTGCCATCGTCGTCTCGGTTCTGATGCTGAACGCCCGCGCCGCCGTGCGCGAGGAGACCGAGGCGGCCTTCGGGCTGGCCAATGCCTTTGCCACCATGCGCCTGCCCACCGCCTTCGAGCGCCGCGACATGATGGCCGAGGCGCGCCAGATCGCCGCCGACATCGAAACGCAGCGCCATGTCTCGGCCGAGCTGCGCGATGCCACCGGCCGGCCGGTGGCGCTGCCGCTGGCGCCGCAGCCGCAACGCGACCCGCCGCCGGGCTGGTTCGCCGCCTTGCTGCGCCCGGCGCCGCAGGCCGACCTGATCCCGGTCTCGCAATATCCGAACGTGCTGGGCGTGCTCGAGATCCGCACCGACCCCGGCGACGAGATCGCCGAGGCCTGGGCCGATTTCCGACTGATGCTGCCGCTGCTGGGCGGGATGGCGCTGGCGGTCCTGGGCGTGACCATGGCGATCACCGGGCTGGTGCTGCGCCGGCTGGGCGTGCTGGGCGCGGCGCTGGCGCGGATGCGGGCGGGCGATCTGGCCGTCCGCGCGCCGCAGACCGGGCTGGCCGAGCTGGGCCAGCTCAGCGACGGGGTGAATGCGCTGGCCAGCCACCTGGCACGCGAGCGGGCCGAGAACCGCCGCCTTCAGGGCCGGATGATGACCCTGGCCGAATCCGAACGCGCCCGCATCGCCAGCGACCTGCACGACGGCATCGGCCCGCAGCTTTTCGCGCTGCAAGCCGCCATCGACCAGGCCGAGGAACGCGCCGGCGGGGCCGCCGATCCGGCCCTGGCGGGGGCGCTGGCGGCGGTCTCGCGCCATGCGGCGGCGATCCGGGCCAGCGCCCGCGCCGCCATCGACGACCTGCGCCTGTCGCCGGCCGAGGGCGCGAGCCTGGCCGAGATGCTGCAGGAGCTGCTGTTCGAATTCGCCGATATGGCGCCCGAGGTCGAATTCGCGCTCGATGCGCCGCAGGACCTGCCCGCGACCGACGAGGCGGCGCGGGTGGCGCTGTTCCGCTTCGTGCGCGAGAGCGTGCTGAACGCGCTGCGCCACGCCCGCCCGACGCGGGTCGGGGTCGCGCTGGCCACGGCACCCGGCACCGCGCTGCTGGCCCGGGTCGAGGACGACGGCGCCGGCCCCCGGCCCGCCGGCCGCAAGGGGCTGGGCCAGGCCGGCATGCGCGACCGCGCCAGCGCGCTTGGCGGAGATTACACCCCGCCACGGCGCGAGGGCGCCATGACCGTGACCGAATGCCGGCTGCCGCTGGCCGGCGCGCAGGACCAGGAAACCGAGCGATGA
- a CDS encoding efflux RND transporter permease subunit codes for MARFFIDRPVFAWVISILIMGLGILSILSLPVAQYPQIAPPTVTIRATYPGASAETVANTVTQVIEQQMTGLDGLRYFKSSSTSSGSSQTELTFETGTDPDIAQVQVQNKLSQATALLPEPVQRQGLTVEKSASGFLMVIGLTSPDGSFEQVDLSDYLISNLVNDLSRIEGVGSIQVFGAQYAMRIWLDPSKLAAYELTPGDVVSAVSAENAQISAGSFGSQPAPQGQMLNATITAQSLLSTPEDFEQIVLRAEQDGGLILLKDVARVEIGAEDYMTNARYNGQPASGLAISLASGANALDTAERVKARMEEFARFFPEGMDYVIPFDTTPFVLISIEEVVKTLVEAIVLVFFVMLLFLQNWRATLIPTLAVPVVLLGTFGILAAFGFTINTLTMLAMVLAIGLLVDDAIVVVENVERIMEDEGLEPREATRKSMGQITGALIGIALVLSAVFVPMAFFGGSTGVIYKQFAVTIASAMGLSVVVALSLTPALCATLLRNEHGHKTRGLFGLFNRGFDRTMHGYGSSVNWIIRRPLRMMLIYLCIGAAMVFLFLRTPTGFLPDEDQGIMFALIQGPTGATQERTDAVIDQIQHYFAENESENVDSFFGVSGFSFAGSGQNMGIAFLRLKDWDERPGADQSVQAIAGRAFPAFMGIRDAMAFPIVPPSVIELGNVSGFDFYLQARAGQAHEQLLDARDQLLGMAAQDGRIAQARPNGLEDASEYKLDIDWRKAGAMGVSASDVGSLLSVAWAGSYVNDFIDRGRIKRVYVQGESQSRAVPTDIDKWRVRNSSGGLVPFSNFAEGRWSYGPQGLSRYNGVPAMNIQGNPAPGVSSGQGMAAIEELAAQLPPGFDVAWTGLSLEEQAAGNQTMLLYGLSLAVVFLCLAALYESWSIPFAVMLAMPIGVLGALVGAWLGGFDNGVFFQVGLLTVIGLTGKNAILIVEFAREQVEQHGKPLFEAVIEAARQRFRPIMMTSVAFSLGVLPLVLSTGAGANGRNTIGATVLGGTISATVLGVLFVPLFFVLVRRALGRPEAPEPGAARA; via the coding sequence ATGGCCCGCTTCTTCATCGACCGTCCGGTGTTCGCCTGGGTGATCTCGATCCTGATCATGGGTCTGGGGATCCTGTCGATCCTGTCCCTGCCCGTCGCGCAATATCCGCAGATCGCGCCGCCCACGGTCACGATCCGCGCCACCTATCCCGGCGCCTCGGCCGAGACGGTGGCCAATACCGTGACCCAGGTCATCGAGCAGCAGATGACCGGCCTGGACGGGTTGCGCTATTTCAAGTCCAGCTCGACCTCGTCCGGCAGTTCGCAGACCGAGCTGACCTTCGAGACCGGCACCGACCCCGACATCGCCCAGGTCCAGGTGCAGAACAAGCTGTCCCAGGCCACCGCGCTGCTGCCCGAACCCGTGCAGCGCCAGGGCCTGACGGTCGAGAAGTCGGCCTCGGGCTTCCTGATGGTGATCGGCCTGACCTCGCCCGACGGAAGCTTCGAGCAGGTCGACCTGTCGGACTACCTGATCTCGAACCTGGTCAACGACCTCAGCCGGATCGAGGGCGTGGGCTCGATCCAGGTCTTCGGGGCGCAATATGCCATGCGCATCTGGCTCGATCCGTCGAAACTGGCCGCCTATGAGCTGACGCCGGGCGATGTGGTCTCGGCGGTCTCGGCCGAGAATGCGCAGATCTCGGCCGGCAGCTTCGGCAGCCAGCCGGCGCCGCAGGGCCAGATGCTGAACGCCACCATCACCGCGCAGTCGCTGCTGTCGACGCCCGAGGATTTCGAGCAGATCGTGCTGCGCGCCGAACAGGACGGCGGGCTGATCCTGCTGAAGGACGTGGCCCGCGTCGAGATCGGCGCCGAGGATTACATGACCAATGCCCGCTACAACGGGCAGCCGGCCTCGGGCCTGGCGATCAGCCTGGCTTCGGGCGCGAACGCGCTCGACACCGCCGAACGGGTCAAGGCGCGGATGGAGGAATTCGCCCGCTTCTTCCCCGAGGGCATGGATTACGTCATCCCCTTCGACACCACGCCCTTCGTGCTGATCTCGATCGAGGAGGTGGTCAAGACGCTGGTCGAGGCCATCGTGCTGGTGTTCTTCGTCATGCTGCTGTTCCTGCAGAACTGGCGCGCGACGCTGATCCCGACGCTGGCGGTGCCGGTGGTGCTGCTGGGCACCTTCGGCATCCTCGCGGCCTTCGGCTTTACCATCAACACGCTGACGATGCTCGCCATGGTGCTGGCCATCGGCCTGCTGGTCGACGACGCCATCGTCGTGGTCGAGAACGTCGAGCGCATCATGGAGGACGAGGGGCTCGAGCCGCGCGAGGCCACCCGCAAGTCCATGGGCCAGATCACCGGCGCGCTGATCGGCATCGCGCTGGTCTTGTCGGCGGTCTTCGTGCCGATGGCCTTCTTCGGCGGCTCGACCGGGGTCATCTACAAGCAGTTCGCCGTGACCATCGCCAGCGCCATGGGCCTGTCGGTCGTGGTGGCGCTGTCGCTGACGCCGGCGCTGTGCGCCACGCTGCTGAGAAACGAGCACGGCCACAAGACGCGCGGGCTTTTCGGCCTGTTCAACCGCGGCTTCGACCGCACCATGCACGGCTACGGCTCTTCGGTGAACTGGATCATCCGCCGGCCGCTGCGGATGATGCTGATCTATCTTTGCATCGGCGCCGCCATGGTGTTCCTGTTCCTGCGCACGCCCACCGGCTTTCTGCCGGACGAGGATCAGGGCATCATGTTCGCGCTGATCCAGGGCCCGACCGGCGCCACGCAGGAACGCACCGACGCGGTCATCGACCAGATCCAGCATTACTTCGCCGAGAACGAATCCGAGAATGTCGACAGCTTCTTCGGCGTCTCGGGCTTCAGCTTCGCGGGCTCGGGCCAGAACATGGGCATCGCCTTCCTGCGGCTGAAGGACTGGGACGAACGCCCCGGCGCCGACCAGTCGGTGCAGGCCATCGCCGGCCGCGCCTTCCCGGCCTTCATGGGCATCCGCGACGCCATGGCCTTCCCCATCGTGCCGCCCTCGGTGATCGAGCTCGGCAACGTCTCGGGCTTCGACTTCTATCTGCAGGCCCGCGCCGGCCAGGCGCATGAGCAGTTGCTGGATGCGCGCGACCAGCTGCTGGGCATGGCGGCACAGGACGGGCGCATCGCCCAGGCCCGGCCGAACGGGCTCGAGGACGCATCCGAATACAAGCTCGACATCGACTGGCGCAAGGCCGGGGCGATGGGGGTCTCGGCCTCGGACGTGGGCAGCCTGCTGTCGGTCGCCTGGGCCGGCAGCTATGTCAACGACTTCATCGACCGCGGCCGCATCAAGCGGGTCTATGTCCAGGGCGAATCGCAGTCGCGCGCCGTGCCGACCGACATCGACAAATGGCGGGTCAGGAACAGTTCCGGCGGGCTGGTGCCCTTCTCGAACTTCGCCGAGGGGCGCTGGAGCTATGGGCCGCAGGGCCTGTCGCGCTATAACGGCGTGCCGGCGATGAACATCCAGGGCAACCCGGCGCCCGGCGTCTCGTCGGGCCAGGGCATGGCCGCCATCGAGGAGCTGGCGGCGCAGCTGCCGCCCGGCTTCGACGTGGCGTGGACCGGCCTTTCGCTGGAGGAACAGGCGGCCGGCAACCAGACCATGCTGCTTTACGGGCTGTCGCTGGCGGTGGTGTTCCTGTGCCTCGCCGCGCTTTACGAAAGCTGGTCGATCCCCTTCGCGGTGATGCTCGCCATGCCCATCGGCGTCCTGGGCGCGCTGGTCGGGGCCTGGCTGGGCGGCTTCGACAATGGCGTGTTCTTCCAGGTCGGGCTGCTGACCGTCATCGGCCTGACCGGCAAGAACGCCATCCTGATCGTCGAATTCGCCCGCGAGCAGGTGGAACAACACGGCAAGCCGCTGTTCGAGGCCGTGATCGAGGCCGCGCGCCAGCGCTTCCGGCCGATCATGATGACCTCGGTCGCCTTCTCGCTGGGCGTGCTGCCGCTGGTGCTGTCAACCGGCGCCGGCGCCAACGGCCGCAACACCATCGGCGCCACGGTGCTGGGCGGCACCATCTCGGCCACCGTGCTGGGGGTGCTGTTCGTGCCGCTGTTCTTCGTGCTGGTGCGCCGGGCGCTCGGCCGGCCCGAGGCACCCGAGCCGGGCGCCGCCCGCGCCTGA
- a CDS encoding efflux RND transporter periplasmic adaptor subunit has translation MSAPARRMAISLFLPIVAGLMPALALAQDPGQQPPTPVTVVTLHAQDVPLTTTLPGRVTASAEAEVRPQVNGIVTERLFDEGSHVKVGDPLFRIDATSYQAAVAQAEAAVAQARAQAENARREAERVGALRDRRVASESSTDSAIAARDAAEAAVKVAEAQLQTANIELERTTIRAELDGEIGLAQTSQGALVTASQATPLAVIRKLDPVHVDVTQSAAEVIRFRRTMAAQNEGAEHAEQKVTLRLADGTEFDQEGTLTAAEPYVNETTGVVTLRLAFANPDRTLLPGMYVQAVVQQATAKDVVLAPQEGVSRDRRGQPIALVVNAQDVVEQRQLTVLQDHGNQWVVSEGLDDGDRIVVEGVQKIAPGMTVAPEERKEAAAAPAEGDAAAGQPAEQATEKPAEQPAETAAPAEGAAPAEAAPEAADPAQPAN, from the coding sequence ATGTCAGCGCCCGCGCGCCGCATGGCGATTTCCCTGTTTCTGCCGATCGTGGCGGGGCTGATGCCCGCGCTGGCCCTGGCGCAGGATCCCGGCCAGCAGCCGCCGACCCCGGTCACGGTGGTCACGCTGCATGCCCAGGACGTGCCCCTGACCACCACCCTGCCCGGCCGCGTCACCGCCTCGGCCGAGGCCGAGGTGCGCCCGCAGGTCAACGGCATCGTCACCGAGCGCCTGTTCGACGAGGGCAGCCATGTCAAGGTCGGCGACCCGCTGTTCCGCATCGACGCCACCTCCTATCAGGCCGCCGTGGCCCAGGCCGAGGCCGCCGTGGCCCAGGCCCGCGCCCAGGCCGAGAACGCCCGGCGCGAGGCCGAGCGCGTCGGCGCGCTGCGCGACCGCCGCGTCGCCTCGGAAAGCTCGACCGACAGCGCCATCGCCGCGCGCGACGCCGCCGAGGCCGCGGTCAAGGTCGCCGAGGCGCAGCTGCAGACCGCGAACATCGAGCTGGAGCGCACCACCATCCGCGCCGAGCTGGACGGCGAGATCGGCCTGGCGCAGACCAGCCAGGGCGCGCTGGTCACCGCCAGCCAGGCAACGCCGCTCGCGGTGATCCGCAAGCTGGACCCGGTGCATGTCGACGTGACGCAATCGGCGGCCGAGGTCATCCGCTTCCGCCGCACCATGGCCGCGCAGAACGAGGGCGCCGAACATGCCGAGCAGAAGGTGACGCTGCGCCTGGCGGATGGCACCGAATTCGACCAGGAAGGCACGCTGACCGCCGCCGAACCCTATGTGAACGAGACCACCGGCGTGGTCACGCTGCGGCTGGCCTTCGCCAATCCCGACCGCACCCTGCTGCCCGGCATGTATGTGCAGGCCGTGGTGCAGCAGGCCACCGCCAAGGACGTGGTGCTGGCACCGCAGGAAGGCGTCAGCCGCGACCGGCGCGGCCAGCCCATCGCGCTGGTGGTCAATGCCCAGGACGTGGTCGAGCAGCGCCAGCTGACCGTGCTGCAGGATCACGGCAACCAATGGGTGGTCAGCGAAGGCCTGGATGACGGCGACCGCATCGTGGTCGAGGGCGTGCAGAAGATCGCCCCCGGCATGACCGTCGCCCCCGAGGAACGCAAGGAAGCCGCAGCCGCGCCGGCCGAGGGCGACGCCGCAGCCGGACAGCCGGCCGAGCAGGCCACCGAAAAGCCCGCAGAACAGCCCGCCGAGACCGCCGCACCGGCCGAAGGCGCCGCGCCCGCCGAGGCCGCGCCGGAGGCGGCGGACCCGGCCCAGCCCGCGAACTGA
- a CDS encoding acyl-CoA synthetase, which produces MPHYDIYSQGLDICPANYAQLSPLRFLEHTAQVHPRALAVVHEGVRRNWAETYARCRRIAGALAARGIGKGDTVAVLSSNIPELFESHFSVPMTGAVLNAINTRLDAEAVAFILSHGEARVLLVDPEFSELAARAVKIARGREILVVDILDPSFQGGSRVGALSYDDLLAEGDPEFDWQMPADEWDAISLNYTSGTTGDPKGVVYHHRGAALNALANITSWQMPHHARYLWTLPMFHCNGWCFPWTIAANAGVCVCLRAVRAEPIFRLIRDERVTHFCGAPIVMNMLANAPDALKDFDHPVKAMVAGAPPPASVIAAVEAMGIGITHVYGLTETYGPSVVCAWKTEWDALEGEARARMKARQGVRNPALDGLMVADPETLVPVPADGETMGEVFMRGNNVMKGYLKNPSATEKAFRGGWFASGDLGVMHPDGYIELKDRSKDIIISGGENISSIEVEDVLYKHPDVLEAAVVARPDETWGETPCAFVTLKPGRAVEAEALIAFCRQNMARYKVPKTVVFGDLPKTSTGKIQKFVLRDRARALG; this is translated from the coding sequence GTGCCGCATTACGACATCTACAGCCAGGGCCTGGACATCTGTCCGGCGAATTACGCACAGCTTTCGCCGCTGCGTTTCCTGGAGCATACCGCCCAGGTCCATCCTCGGGCGCTGGCCGTGGTGCACGAGGGCGTGCGCCGCAACTGGGCTGAGACCTATGCCCGCTGCCGCCGCATCGCCGGCGCGCTCGCCGCGCGCGGCATCGGCAAGGGCGACACGGTGGCGGTGCTGTCCTCGAACATCCCCGAACTCTTCGAGAGCCATTTCAGCGTGCCGATGACCGGCGCGGTGCTGAACGCGATCAACACCCGGCTGGATGCCGAGGCGGTCGCCTTTATCCTGAGCCATGGCGAGGCCCGCGTGCTGCTGGTCGATCCCGAGTTTTCGGAACTGGCCGCGCGCGCCGTCAAGATCGCCCGCGGGCGCGAGATCCTGGTCGTGGACATCCTCGATCCCAGCTTCCAGGGCGGCAGCCGCGTGGGCGCGCTGAGCTATGACGATCTGCTGGCCGAGGGCGACCCGGAATTCGACTGGCAGATGCCCGCCGACGAATGGGACGCGATCTCGCTGAACTATACCTCTGGCACGACGGGCGATCCCAAGGGCGTGGTCTATCACCACCGCGGCGCGGCGCTGAATGCGCTGGCGAACATCACCTCGTGGCAGATGCCGCATCATGCGCGCTATCTGTGGACGCTGCCGATGTTCCATTGCAACGGCTGGTGCTTTCCCTGGACCATCGCCGCCAATGCCGGGGTCTGCGTCTGCCTGCGCGCGGTGCGGGCCGAGCCGATCTTCCGGCTGATCCGCGACGAGCGGGTGACGCATTTCTGCGGCGCACCCATCGTCATGAACATGCTGGCCAATGCCCCCGATGCGCTGAAGGACTTCGACCATCCGGTCAAGGCCATGGTCGCGGGCGCGCCGCCCCCGGCCTCGGTCATCGCCGCGGTCGAGGCCATGGGCATCGGCATCACCCATGTCTATGGCCTGACCGAGACCTATGGCCCCTCGGTCGTCTGCGCCTGGAAGACGGAATGGGACGCGCTGGAGGGCGAGGCGCGCGCCCGGATGAAGGCGCGGCAGGGCGTGCGCAACCCGGCGCTGGACGGGCTGATGGTCGCCGACCCCGAGACGCTGGTCCCGGTGCCCGCCGACGGCGAGACCATGGGCGAGGTCTTCATGCGCGGCAACAACGTGATGAAGGGCTATCTGAAGAACCCCTCGGCCACGGAAAAGGCGTTCCGCGGCGGCTGGTTCGCCTCGGGCGATCTGGGCGTGATGCATCCCGACGGCTATATCGAGCTCAAGGACCGCTCCAAGGACATCATCATCTCGGGCGGCGAGAACATCTCCTCGATCGAGGTCGAGGATGTGCTCTACAAGCATCCCGACGTGCTGGAGGCCGCGGTGGTCGCCCGGCCGGACGAGACCTGGGGCGAGACGCCCTGCGCCTTCGTGACGCTGAAGCCCGGCCGCGCGGTCGAGGCCGAGGCGCTGATCGCGTTCTGCCGGCAGAACATGGCGCGCTACAAGGTGCCGAAGACGGTGGTGTTCGGCGACTTGCCCAAGACCTCGACCGGCAAGATCCAGAAATTCGTGCTGCGGGACCGGGCGCGCGCCCTGGGGTGA
- a CDS encoding GNAT family protein, whose amino-acid sequence MITLQPLGRDGYDRVAHIAVTPQQEPFCGTIAGHFQADEPGCDFHLIARDGRPVGFFKIDRDYAARYDFAAPDELGLRGVMVDAREQGQGSGKAAMRALGPYVARRYPQARALVLTVNEANPLARAVYLAAGFRDTGALHHGGQIGPQHILRLPLRG is encoded by the coding sequence GTGATCACGCTGCAACCGCTGGGCCGCGACGGTTACGACCGCGTGGCCCATATCGCGGTGACGCCGCAGCAGGAACCCTTCTGCGGCACCATCGCCGGCCATTTCCAGGCCGACGAGCCGGGCTGCGACTTCCACCTGATCGCCCGCGACGGCCGGCCGGTCGGCTTCTTCAAGATCGACCGCGACTATGCCGCGCGCTACGACTTCGCCGCGCCGGACGAGCTGGGCCTGCGCGGCGTGATGGTGGACGCGCGCGAACAGGGCCAGGGCAGCGGCAAGGCGGCGATGCGGGCGCTCGGCCCCTATGTCGCGCGCCGCTATCCCCAGGCCCGCGCGCTGGTGCTGACGGTGAACGAAGCCAACCCCCTGGCCCGCGCCGTCTACCTGGCGGCGGGTTTCCGGGACACCGGCGCGCTCCACCACGGCGGCCAGATCGGCCCGCAGCATATCCTGCGCCTGCCGCTGCGCGGCTGA